The Halioglobus maricola genome segment CTGACCCCTGAGCAGAACTATAGCCCGGTACTGGGACTATTCAGGCAGTACACCAAGATCTACGTACTCAGCACGGAATCTGATGTCATCGGTCTCAGAAGCCACTATCGCAAAGAAAAAGTATTGCTGTATCCGGTGATAGCCAAACACAAAGATGAGCCGGAAATAGCGCTACGGTGGTTACTGGAGGATGCGAACGAGGCCAGACTAGAGCCACAGTTTTACAATACCGTTCTGGATAACTGCCTCACCAGCCTGTTGCAGCACTCAGCAAGATTTGCAGAAATCAGCTGGCACGACGCGCGTATACTGCTGCCAGGTCGAACAGATCGTTTAACTTACGCCTTTGGTATGACGCCCGATACTGTGCCCTTCGATCAGGCCCGGGCGATGGCGACGATACACGCCGACTACACCACAGCAGAATCTGCCGATTTTTCGGAAGTTATACGCTGCGGCTGGCACGATTTAATGCCCCAGCACATTGCCGCGTGCCCCTGACGCTGGCTTCGGCCAGCAGTAGTGCTCACCACAGCTCGTACTCTTCGTCGAGCGCCATAGCGAAATGCCTTTCCAACAAGGAGCGCAGCAGCTAGTCTGCTATCAGCGTCTTCCCACGAGCCAACACATGATCGCATTCATTGTAGCGCTATCCTTTATTCTCGGCATCGTCAGCGCTGTTCACGCTATTTTGGAAACTCGAACCCCGCAAGGTGCCATCGCCTGGGTGGTTTGCCTGCTCGTTTTTCCAATTGTGTCTGTGCCGGCCTACTGGGTACTCGGACGCTCGCGATTTCATGGGTATGTGAACGCATGGCAAGAGGCATCGGACGCGATACGAAAGCCTCTCGATGAGGCACTGGAAGAATTCAAACCGTTGCAGGTACAAGCGCCTGAATCAATGCCAGAATATGCCGCGATCACTAGGCTGGCTAACTTCCAGTTCGTCACTGGGAACCACACCGAGCTACTAATCGATGGCCAAAACACCTTTGAAAGTATTGAGGCCGGAATAGAGGCCGCAACTGACTACGTCTTATTTCAATTCTACATTCTGCGCCTCGACGGGGTGGGCAATCGGTTTAAAGAACAGCTCATTCGCAAGGCCCGCGAGGGAGTTAAGGTGCTGGTACTTTATGACGAGC includes the following:
- a CDS encoding DUF4105 domain-containing protein, translated to MKLIAAIFLVLLAGAIYLSQLEPGNSGPWQPQHSLTPEAKFEGRTLRVKNVRDFRYAGNGEILEKNYRSLAYDLNKLERMWFGLSHFGPSGLAHSFLSFEFSDGQNLALSVEARLTPEQNYSPVLGLFRQYTKIYVLSTESDVIGLRSHYRKEKVLLYPVIAKHKDEPEIALRWLLEDANEARLEPQFYNTVLDNCLTSLLQHSARFAEISWHDARILLPGRTDRLTYAFGMTPDTVPFDQARAMATIHADYTTAESADFSEVIRCGWHDLMPQHIAACP